One genomic window of Chitinivibrionia bacterium includes the following:
- a CDS encoding diguanylate cyclase produces the protein MKGIRDFLSNIAATYNIVKLNALSSKKDLAKLRCGAYSSESFLSLADIVWKQAVRDEMCISTLIVDVEDFGDMCNKYGLLACEEILAKISGIILQNVRRPLDLTGRYRRSVYAVLLYSASLKAANRIADRINNEIKQQKFQRVGFVDDIVVNVQIGVATNEKPSLETSFEDLLKEAENGFCGARKDNVCTNCANNGKGICV, from the coding sequence ATGAAGGGTATAAGAGATTTTTTAAGTAATATTGCGGCGACTTACAATATTGTAAAGCTTAACGCTTTATCTTCAAAAAAAGATTTGGCAAAATTGCGTTGCGGCGCTTACAGCAGCGAAAGTTTTTTATCTTTGGCGGACATTGTTTGGAAGCAGGCTGTTCGTGATGAAATGTGCATTTCTACATTAATTGTAGATGTTGAAGACTTTGGAGATATGTGTAATAAATACGGACTTTTGGCTTGCGAAGAAATACTTGCAAAAATATCGGGAATAATACTTCAAAATGTTCGCCGTCCGCTTGACTTAACGGGCAGGTATCGCAGAAGCGTGTATGCTGTTCTTTTGTATTCGGCGTCCTTAAAAGCCGCAAATCGCATAGCTGACCGAATAAACAATGAAATAAAACAACAAAAATTTCAGCGCGTAGGCTTTGTTGACGATATTGTAGTCAACGTGCAGATAGGCGTTGCCACAAATGAGAAACCGTCTTTGGAAACATCTTTTGAAGATTTGTTGAAAGAAGCGGAAAACGGTTTCTGCGGCGCAAGAAAAGATAACGTTTGCACAAATTGCGCAAATAACGGTAAAGGAATTTGCGTATGA